In the Gossypium raimondii isolate GPD5lz chromosome 9, ASM2569854v1, whole genome shotgun sequence genome, one interval contains:
- the LOC105799124 gene encoding aspartic proteinase 36 isoform X1, protein MAAVFPTWILIAALLFEAAVVMGSFPATLKLERKIPLASHELELSQLRERDRLRHGRLLQSSSGGVVDFPVMGTYDPFLVGLYYTKVQLGSPPREFYVQVDTGSDVLWIGCNSCNGCPQSSGLQIQLNLYDPGSSSTASLVSCSDQRCSAGLQSSDSGCSAQSNQCSYTFQYGDGSGTSGYYVADLLHFNSILEGSVITNSTAPIMFGCSVLQTGDLTKSDRAVDGIFGFGQQSLSVISQLSSQGITPKVFSHCLKGSNSGGGILVFGEILEPNMVYTPLVRSQPHYNLDLRSISVGGQVLSINPSVFSTSNNQGTIVDSGTTLAYLADEAYDAFMSAITNAVSQTVRPILSKGNQCYLITSSVNDIFPQVSLNFAGGASMILNPQDYLVQQNSIFQSGSILRQALKPNGGSASWCIGFQKIQGQRITILGDLVLKDKIFVYDLVNQRIGWTNYDCSMSVNVSTNINTGRTEFVNAGQMSNDGSSRDQVRGMLALLLPIIMLTGLLFL, encoded by the exons ATGGCGGCGGTTTTTCCCACCTGGATTTTGATAGCGGCCTTGCTTTTTGAGGCTGCAGTGGTTATGGGTAGTTTTCCTGCAACTTTGAAGCTAGAGAGAAAAATTCCTCTGGCGAGTCATGAGTTGGAGCTGAGTCAACTCAGAGAACGAGATAGACTCAGGCACGGAAGGTTGTTGCAGTCTTCCTCTGGTGGCGTTGTGGATTTTCCTGTTATGGGGACCTATGATCCATTTCTTGTTGG GTTATATTATACAAAAGTACAATTAGGGTCACCTCCAAGGGAATTTTATGTACAGGTTGATACTGGAAGTGATGTTTTATGGATAGGGTGCAATTCCTGCAATGGTTGTCCTCAATCTAGTGGACTTCAA ATTCAGCTTAATTTGTATGATCCGGGAAGCTCATCAACAGCTTCATTAGTCTCATGTTCAGACCAAAGATGCAGTGCAGGTCTCCAATCATCGGATTCCGGCTGTTCGGCTCAGAGCAATCAATGCAGTTACACATTTCAGTATGGAGATGGTAGTGGAACATCAGGCTATTATGTAGCGGACTTGTTgcattttaattcaattcttgAAGGATCTGTGATTACTAATTCTACAGCACCCATTATGTTTGG GTGTAGCGTGTTGCAGACCGGGGACTTGACAAAGTCCGATAGAGCTGTTGATGGAATATTTGGATTTGGGCAGCAGAGTTTATCTGTAATCTCTCAACTTTCATCACAGGGAATAACTCCCAAAGTTTTTTCCCACTGCTTAAAAGGAAGTAATAGTGGTGGGGGTATACTTGTTTTTGGCGAGATTTTGGAGCCGAATATGGTTTACACTCCACTTGTCCGATCACa GCCTCACTATAATCTTGATCTGCGGAGCATTTCAGTTGGTGGACAAGTTTTATCAATAAACCCATCAGTGTTTTCTACATCAAACAACCAAGGAACAATAGTTGATTCTGGGACAACGTTAGCATACCTAGCTGATGAAGCTTATGATGCTTTCATGAGTGCT ATCACAAATGCTGTTTCACAAACCGTGCGCCCTATTCTTTCCAAAGGAAATCAATGCTACCTTATAACCTCCAG TGTCAACGACATATTCCCTCAAGTTAGTCTGAACTTTGCTGGTGGTGCATCCATGATTTTAAATCCGCAAGACTATCTTGTACAGCAGAATTCTATC TTCCAAAGTGGAAGTATATTGAGACAAGCCCTAAAACCTAAC GGTGGTTCTGCAAGTTGGTGCATAGGCTTTCAGAAAATTCAGGGTCAAAGGATAACAATTTTAGGAG ATCTTGTTCTAAAAGACAAAATCTTTGTATATGATTTGGTGAATCAACGGATCGGATGGACCAACTATGACT GTTCAATGTCGGTCAATGTCTCAACAAATATCAACACAGGAAGAACTGAATTTGTCAACGCGGGGCAGATGAGCAATGATGGTTCATCGCGGGATCAAGTACGGGGCATGCTAGCTTTACTTCTACCTATAATCATGCTTACCGGTCTACTGTTCTTGTAG
- the LOC105799124 gene encoding aspartic proteinase 36 isoform X2, producing MAAVFPTWILIAALLFEAAVVMGSFPATLKLERKIPLASHELELSQLRERDRLRHGRLLQSSSGGVVDFPVMGTYDPFLVGLYYTKVQLGSPPREFYVQVDTGSDVLWIGCNSCNGCPQSSGLQIQLNLYDPGSSSTASLVSCSDQRCSAGLQSSDSGCSAQSNQCSYTFQYGDGSGTSGYYVADLLHFNSILEGSVITNSTAPIMFGCSVLQTGDLTKSDRAVDGIFGFGQQSLSVISQLSSQGITPKVFSHCLKGSNSGGGILVFGEILEPNMVYTPLVRSQPHYNLDLRSISVGGQVLSINPSVFSTSNNQGTIVDSGTTLAYLADEAYDAFMSAITNAVSQTVRPILSKGNQCYLITSSVNDIFPQVSLNFAGGASMILNPQDYLVQQNSIGGSASWCIGFQKIQGQRITILGDLVLKDKIFVYDLVNQRIGWTNYDCSMSVNVSTNINTGRTEFVNAGQMSNDGSSRDQVRGMLALLLPIIMLTGLLFL from the exons ATGGCGGCGGTTTTTCCCACCTGGATTTTGATAGCGGCCTTGCTTTTTGAGGCTGCAGTGGTTATGGGTAGTTTTCCTGCAACTTTGAAGCTAGAGAGAAAAATTCCTCTGGCGAGTCATGAGTTGGAGCTGAGTCAACTCAGAGAACGAGATAGACTCAGGCACGGAAGGTTGTTGCAGTCTTCCTCTGGTGGCGTTGTGGATTTTCCTGTTATGGGGACCTATGATCCATTTCTTGTTGG GTTATATTATACAAAAGTACAATTAGGGTCACCTCCAAGGGAATTTTATGTACAGGTTGATACTGGAAGTGATGTTTTATGGATAGGGTGCAATTCCTGCAATGGTTGTCCTCAATCTAGTGGACTTCAA ATTCAGCTTAATTTGTATGATCCGGGAAGCTCATCAACAGCTTCATTAGTCTCATGTTCAGACCAAAGATGCAGTGCAGGTCTCCAATCATCGGATTCCGGCTGTTCGGCTCAGAGCAATCAATGCAGTTACACATTTCAGTATGGAGATGGTAGTGGAACATCAGGCTATTATGTAGCGGACTTGTTgcattttaattcaattcttgAAGGATCTGTGATTACTAATTCTACAGCACCCATTATGTTTGG GTGTAGCGTGTTGCAGACCGGGGACTTGACAAAGTCCGATAGAGCTGTTGATGGAATATTTGGATTTGGGCAGCAGAGTTTATCTGTAATCTCTCAACTTTCATCACAGGGAATAACTCCCAAAGTTTTTTCCCACTGCTTAAAAGGAAGTAATAGTGGTGGGGGTATACTTGTTTTTGGCGAGATTTTGGAGCCGAATATGGTTTACACTCCACTTGTCCGATCACa GCCTCACTATAATCTTGATCTGCGGAGCATTTCAGTTGGTGGACAAGTTTTATCAATAAACCCATCAGTGTTTTCTACATCAAACAACCAAGGAACAATAGTTGATTCTGGGACAACGTTAGCATACCTAGCTGATGAAGCTTATGATGCTTTCATGAGTGCT ATCACAAATGCTGTTTCACAAACCGTGCGCCCTATTCTTTCCAAAGGAAATCAATGCTACCTTATAACCTCCAG TGTCAACGACATATTCCCTCAAGTTAGTCTGAACTTTGCTGGTGGTGCATCCATGATTTTAAATCCGCAAGACTATCTTGTACAGCAGAATTCTATC GGTGGTTCTGCAAGTTGGTGCATAGGCTTTCAGAAAATTCAGGGTCAAAGGATAACAATTTTAGGAG ATCTTGTTCTAAAAGACAAAATCTTTGTATATGATTTGGTGAATCAACGGATCGGATGGACCAACTATGACT GTTCAATGTCGGTCAATGTCTCAACAAATATCAACACAGGAAGAACTGAATTTGTCAACGCGGGGCAGATGAGCAATGATGGTTCATCGCGGGATCAAGTACGGGGCATGCTAGCTTTACTTCTACCTATAATCATGCTTACCGGTCTACTGTTCTTGTAG